In a single window of the Syntrophaceae bacterium genome:
- a CDS encoding ParA family protein, translating to MARKIAFTNQKGGVGKTTAALGLAGGLTRRGKRVLLVDLDAQGNASASLGLIIEGDGRTVKDLLAEGGNPREFVVPTEEADVLPANNALKDIEPLLHRDDGVRRLKKLLAPLERSYDFMLYDCPPSINVFTRSALAAADEVIVPVEVGFFAILGLKQLLEEIEGIRKEYNRTLKLRGVLLSKFDRRTALSDQILQVLRDDLGDRLLRTAIRVNIDLVKAQIAQKSIYEYGPRCAGTEDFWALTEEILNG from the coding sequence ATGGCCAGAAAGATCGCCTTCACGAACCAGAAGGGCGGGGTCGGCAAGACCACCGCCGCCCTCGGGCTCGCCGGCGGGCTGACCCGCCGGGGGAAGCGGGTCCTCCTGGTGGACCTGGACGCCCAGGGAAACGCCTCGGCCTCCCTGGGGCTGATCATCGAGGGAGACGGGCGCACCGTCAAGGATCTCCTGGCGGAAGGCGGGAATCCCAGGGAGTTCGTTGTTCCGACAGAAGAAGCGGACGTTTTGCCGGCCAACAACGCCCTCAAGGACATCGAGCCTCTTCTGCACCGGGACGACGGCGTACGGCGACTGAAGAAACTTCTTGCCCCCCTGGAACGATCCTATGACTTCATGCTCTACGACTGCCCGCCCAGCATCAACGTCTTCACGCGCAGCGCCCTGGCGGCGGCGGATGAGGTCATCGTCCCGGTGGAGGTGGGATTCTTCGCCATCCTGGGACTCAAACAGCTCCTGGAGGAAATCGAGGGGATCCGCAAGGAGTACAACCGCACCCTGAAGCTCCGGGGGGTCCTGCTCTCCAAGTTTGACCGGAGGACAGCCCTGTCCGACCAGATTCTGCAGGTTCTCCGGGACGACCTCGGAGATCGCCTGCTTCGCACGGCCATCCGGGTCAACATAGACTTGGTGAAGGCTCAGATCGCCCAGAAGAGCATCTATGAATACGGTCCCCGGTGTGCCGGGACGGAGGATTTCTGGGCCCTGACGGAGGAAATACTGAATGGCTAG
- a CDS encoding GNAT family N-acetyltransferase: MEYRFREDCKGVDWHQVQEALREAGMGFYDHARHRRAFENSEAVVFVYSGERIIGFGRAISDGAYQAAVYDMVVTPEHQGRGLGRKILETILEKVGHCNVILYASPGREGFYETMGFGRLKTGMGRFLRHEEKREKGMVE; the protein is encoded by the coding sequence ATGGAATACAGGTTTCGGGAAGACTGCAAGGGAGTTGACTGGCATCAGGTTCAGGAGGCTCTCCGGGAGGCAGGCATGGGGTTTTACGACCACGCCCGCCATCGCCGGGCCTTCGAAAACAGCGAAGCGGTCGTTTTCGTCTATTCGGGCGAGCGGATCATCGGCTTCGGAAGGGCCATTTCCGATGGGGCCTACCAGGCGGCCGTGTACGACATGGTGGTGACGCCGGAACACCAGGGCCGGGGTCTGGGCCGAAAAATCCTGGAGACGATCCTGGAAAAGGTCGGCCATTGCAACGTCATCCTTTATGCCAGCCCGGGACGGGAGGGCTTCTATGAGACCATGGGATTCGGCCGCCTGAAGACGGGCATGGGCCGTTTCCTCCGCCACGAGGAAAAGCGGGAAAAGGGAATGGTGGAATGA